The segment CACAGCGCTTCCTGTTCCGCCAGATCGCGCTCCGGCAACGGCCGGCCCTGTTCGCGCGCCAACCGTTCCATCTGGCGGAAGCGCCGCTCGAATTTGGCGTTGGCATGGCGGAAGGCCTGCGAGAAATCCACGCCGGCGTGCCGCGCCAGGTTGGCCACCACGAACAGCACGTCGCCGATTTCATCCTGCAGCCGCTGCCGGTCGCGACCCTGGACAAACTCGGCCCGCACTTCCTCGACTTCTTCCAGCAACTTGTCGAGCACCGGCTGCTCGTCCGGCCAGTCGAAGCCGACCTTGGCCGCACGCTCCTGCAGCTTCAGCGCGCGTTTCCACTCGGGCAAACCGCGCGAGATACCGGCGAGTGCGCTGTCGTCATGCTGCTCGCCCTTGGCCGCGCGCTCGGCGCTCTTGATGTCGTCCCAAGCCTGCTTCTGCGCGTCGAGGTCGTCGTAACTCTCGTCGCCGAACACGTGCGGATGCCGACGCACCATTTTCTCGCTGATGGCGTGGGCGACATCGGCAAAGTCGAACAGGCCCGCCTCTTTCGCCATCTGCGCGTGGAACACCACCTGCAGCAGCAGATCGCCCAGCTCGTCCCGCAGGTCGTGCCAATCCTTGCGATCGATGGCGTCGGCGACTTCGTAGGCTTCTTCGATGGTGTACGGCGCAATCGTGGAGAAATCCTGCTGCAGGTCCCACGGACAACCGCCCTTGGGGTCGCGAAGGCGCGTCATGATGGCGAGCAGGTCATCCAGGCTGTGGCGAACGGCCTCGGTCATCACGCCTCCAGGTCGGCGGCAAGCAGGCGGGCTTTCCAGTCGACGGCGCTGTCGCCCACCGCGATGAATTCGGGATTGATCAGCGAATCGCCACGGTTGTAGCGCAGAGGCTCGCCGGCAAGGTCGAGCACCGCACCACCGGCCTCTTCGAGCACGCTCTGCGCCGCCGCCGTATCCCACTCGCTGGTTGCGCCCCGACGCAAATAGACGTCCGCATCGCCACGCGCCACCAGGCAGAACTTCAGCGACGAACCGAGCGGCATCGATTGGTAGCCTTCACCGATCAACTGCTCCAGCAGCGCCGTGCCCGCGCCACCATGCGATCGGCTGCCGGCTACCGTGGCGGGCTGCGAGAAATCGCGCGTGGCGATGCGCTGCCAAGGCGCATCGACCTGCGATTGCAGCCATGCGCCCTGCCCACGCGCCGCCGCGTAAAGCTCGCCCGTGACCGGCGCCAGCACCGCGCCAAGCACGGGCTCGTGATTTTCGATCAGCGCGATGTTCACCGTGAACTCGCCGTTGCGCTTGATGAACTCGCGGGTGCCGTCAAGTGGATCGACCAGCCAGTAGCGTGTCCATGTGCGCCGCTCCGACCATGCTGCGGCGCGTGCCTCTTCGGAGATCACCGGCAGGCCGCCTTCGAGCTGCGCCAGGCCGGCGGTGATCACGCGCTGCGCGGCAAGATCGGCCGCGGTGACGGGCGACTGGTCCACCTTGCGCTGCACTTCGAACTCTTCGCCATAGACCACCAGGATGGCGTCGCCCGCTTCGCGAGCAAGGGCTGCCACCTGCTGCAGCAGCGTGGAAAACGGAACGTGGCTCATGTCGGGGAAAACCGGCCGGCGAGGTATTCGCGAGCCATGAAGAGGGCGGCGATCGAACGGCCTTCAGTGACGTCCTCGCGGGCGATCAGGAGGTGCAGGTCGGCGAGCTTCCACGGAACCACTTCCAGTTCCTCGGGTTCGTCGCCCTGCAGGCGTTCGGGATACAGGTCCTGCGCCAGCACGACATGCGCCATGTGCGTCATGTACGAAGGCGACAGCGACAGGTTGTGCAGGATCTTCAGCTTGCGTGCGCCATAGCCGATCTCTTCCTTGAGCTCGCGATCGGCACCCTGCTCCACCGTTTCGTCGCGATCGAGGCGACCCTTGGGCAGGCTGAGTTCGTAGCGGCCGACGCCGGCGCCGTACTCGTGCACGAGCAGCACCGTTTCATCGTCAAGCATGGGCACGATGATCACGGCACCCAGTCCACTGCCTTTCAATCGCTCGTAGACGCGGCGTTCGCCGTTGGAGAATTCGAGGTCGAGCTGCTCGACGCGCAGGAAGCTGCTGTCGTGCACGTCGCGTGTCGCATGGATGATGGGTGGCTTGCGCATGGGTCGATTGTAGCTCAGCGCCCCGCAACCGCCGGCAGCTGACGACCACGCCCCGCCACCACCGCCCATACCAGCATGCCGAACGCGATGCCCTGGAGCACGCTCGTGGCTACCCCGACAACGGCGGCGTGCCGGGCCAGCTCTATCGTGGTCTGCTCGCGCGCCTGCACGGCAGCTGGCAAATAGACGAAGTGGTACCAGCCGGAGGCCAGCAGCACCAGCATTTCGATGATGCTTCCGAGCAGGAGCAACAACGCCGGGCCCGGCATCCTTCGCCAGAACACCGCCGCCAGCACCACGCCGATGATGGCGGCGGTCATCTGCGGCGCGTTGGCCAACAAGCCGTAGAGAATCTGCATGGATGCATCCATTCGGTGTTCCTTCTCAGCGCGCTGCGCGCAGGCGTTTCAGTACGGCGGCGTGGATGGCGGGTGTACCGGCAAGCACGCTTCGCGATTCCAGGGTGAGTGATTGGCCGTCCAAATCGGTGAACACGCCGCCTGCTTCGCGCACGATCACCGCGAGCGCCGCGATGTCGAGGATGTTCACATCCGACTCCAGCACTAGGTCCAGGCTGCCGCGTGCGAGCAGGTGGTAATGGCAGAAATCGCCATAACCGCGAATGCGATTGGTGTCGCGGATCAGCGCGCCCAGCTCGGCCCAGCGCGCATCGGCAGTGAGCGACTTCACGTTGCCGATGGAAAGCGATGCCTGCGCCAGCGTCGACGTCGGTGCGACATGCACCTGCTCGCCCTCGAACCAACTGCCGGCACCGGCGCTGGCCCACATGGTCTCGCCGTAGATCGGCGCACTGGAAACGCCTAGGACCAGCTCGCCACGGTGCATCAAGGCGATCTGCGTGGAGAAGAACGGCGTGCGGCGCACGAAACTCTTGGTGCCATCGAGCGGATCCACCATCCACAGCAGTTCGGGATTGCCTTCGTCGCGCCCAAACTCCTCACCGTAGATCGACGCCTCCGGCAAGGCCTGCTGCAGTAGCTTGCGGATGGCCATCTCTGCCTCGCGGTCAGCGACGGTGACGGGCGTGTCGTCGCTCTTGAGCTCGATGTCCACGCCACGACGCCAGTAATGCCGCAGTACCTCGGCGGCGGCCTGCGCCGCTTCGCGCGCCGCGGCGAGTGCATGCGGCAGGTTCAGTTCAGCCATGATTTCCCCCGGGCATGGTGGCAGCGAGGCCACCGGTGTAATGGATGTGCGTGACGCCGTCGGCATCGACGGGGCCGAAAGCGGCGAGCCAACGAGTCAAGGCGGGTGTCGGTTCGCGCGGCGCCGCGATGGCATTGAAGCGCCACGCCAGCGGGCTGAGCTGCAAGCCGCCATCGATGCGCAACGGACCCCTACCGCTGTCGTACAGATGACCATCGATCACGCCGCTGCTGCCGTGCATGGTCAATCGCAACGTGCCCAACAGCACATCGCCCTGGCGGGGCGTACGCAACGATGCGTCCTGCCACTCCAGGCGGGCATCCAGCACGAGCGGCCAGCCTCCCTGCAACTGCGCCTTGGGTATATCGGCCGTGAGGGTGCCGCGCGGCTTTCCGCCGGGAAGCGCGAGGTGTGCGTTCAACAGATCGAGGTCGGCGCGCATATGGACGTCCGTCCACCGCGCATCGGTGGCGCTGCGCCCCTGCATGCGACCGTGGAATTGCAGGCGCGGTCCCTGCAGGTCGACAAGGCATTCGGGATCGCCCCGCAGCAAGGCGCCACGCGAAAGCTGCCAGTCGAGTCGCCCGAGATCCTCGCCCTTGGCCGATACGACGCGGCCGGCATGGCCATCCCAGATCAGTCCGCTCACTTGCTGCAAGTGAATGCCGCCGAGGCGACCTGCCAACAGCGGCAGCACCCAGCGCGCGGGCATGAACCACACGAGGGCAAAGCCGATGAGCAGCAGGCCAAGCAGGCCGGCCAGTGCGATACGCCAATGCTTCAAACCAATTCCCGGGGATTTGGAAGACTTGAGCGGGCATGCTCGAAACCCCGATCATAGCCGGATGAACACCCTCCCCGCTGCCGACGCGCTGGTGCGTCGAGACCTGAGCCACCTGTGGCACCCCTGCACGCAGATGCACGATCACCAGACGGTGCCGATGGTGCCCATCGCGCGTGGCGATGGGGCATGGCTGGTCGGCACCGACGGACGGCGCTATCTCGACGGCATCAGCTCGTGGTGGACCAACCTGTTCGGACACGCCAACCCGCGCATCGCCGCGGCGCTGGCCGACCAGGCGCGCACGCTGGAACACGTGATTTTCGCCGGTTTTACCCATGAACCCGCCGTGGCGCTCGCGGAAGAACTGGTGCGCGTGACGCCGCCCGGCCTCGATCGCGTCTTCTATGCGGACAACGGTTCAGCCGCGATCGAAGTGGCGCTGAAGATGAGCTTCCACTACTGGCTGAACCAGGGTCATGGCGAGAAGACGCGCTTCATCGCGCTCACCGGCAGCTATCACGGCGAAACGTTGGGCGCACTGTCGGTCAGCGATGTGGCGCTGTATCGCAAGACGTACGCACCGCTGCTGCTGACGCCGATCCTCGCGCCTTCGCCCGACGCCTACGAGGCAGAGCCCGGCGAAAGCGGGGCCGCGGTGGCGCAACGGCGGCTCGGCGAATTGCGCACCTTGCTTGAGCAGCACGCCCACGAAGTATGCGCGGTGATCGTGGAGCCGCTGGTGCAGTGCGCCGGCGGCATGCGCATGTACCATCCCGATTACCTGGCCGGGCTGCGCGCACTGTGTGACGAGTTCGCCGTGCATTTCATCGCCGATGAAATCGCGGTGGGTTTCGGCCGCACGGGCACCTTGTTCGCGTGTGAGCAGGCCGGCGTATCACCCGACTTCATGTGCCTGTCCAAGGGACTCACCGGCGGCTTCCTGCCGCTGTCGGCGGTACTCACCACCACGCAGGTGTATGACGCTTTTTACGCGGAGTACAGCGCGGGCAAGGCGTTCCTGCATTCGCACAGTTACACCGGCAACCCGCTCGCCTGCCGCGTGGCGCTGGAAACGCTGGCGATTTTCCGCGACGAACCGGTGCTGGAACGCAATCGCGTCTTGTCAGCGCACCTGGCGCAGCGGCTCGATGCACTGCGCGGTCATCCGCATGTCGCCGACGTGCGCCAGACCGGGATGATCGCCGCCGTGGAGCTGGTGGCCGACAAGCCGAGACGCACACCGTTCCCGCCAGGCGATCGCCGCGGGCTGCGCGTCTACCTGCACGGACTCACCCAGGGCGCGCTGCTGCGCCCCCTGGGTGATGTCATCTACTTCATGCCGCCCTATGTGATCACCACGCAGGAAATCGACCTGCTGGTGGATACGGCCGTCGACGGCATCGAGCGCGCCGTCGCCGGCTGACCGGGGCTTAGTGCCCGCCGTGGATGGTCACGCTCGGGTCGAGCTTCTGCAGCGCCGGGCCCATGGTGGTTTCACCCGTGTTCTGGATGTCCTGCCGGTTGTAGCTGCGTCCGGGCACGGTCAGGCAGCTGCCGTGCTTGGCCGGGATCATGCTGCCCGTCGTCTGCAGGCAGGTACGGTCGCCGGGCCGCGGTGGGCCCTGCTTGACCGGCTGCGAACCGAGGGGCTGCACCTGCCCTTCCGGCAGTGCCTGCATGCTGTTGTTGCTGGTCGGTGCCGTGCTCTGTGCGATCGCCAGCGGGCTGGCCGCCAGGGCAACCACAGCACCAAGGAAAAGTGCGATCGTGGACTTGTTCATGTTCCACCTCCGGGGAGTGAGGGACGTCTTCATCCTGCGCCTGCCCGCGTCGGCAGGCAAATCCGGGCCGCCCCATGTCGCCGCGTGTTCAGCTTTCGCCGCACAAGGCGCATGAGACGGTTCGCCGCTGTCCGTTATGCTTTCCGTTTCCACCATCATAGAACGCGCCATGCGCACCATTCGCATACACGTGGACCTGCCGCTCGCGGTCGGCCAGGAACTGCCGCTTCCGGCGCAGGCCGGGGAGCACGTGGCGCGCGTGCTCAGGCTGGAGGCCGGCGACCCGGTCACCCTGTTCAATGGCGATGGCCACGACTACCTCTCGCTCATCCAGGCCGTCGGCAAGCGCGAGGTGACCGTGCGGGTCCAGGCGGCGCAACCGGTCGCCAACGAGTCGCCGTTGCCGCTGACGCTGGCCCAGGGCGTGGCCCGTGGCGAGAAGATGGACCTGATCGTGCAGAAAGCCACGGAACTGGGCGTTGCGCGCATCGTTCCGCTGCTGACCGAGCGCTCCGAAGTGAAGCTCGACGCGGGGCGTGCGGAAAAGCGCCTCGCCCACTGGCGCGCGGTGGTCGCCAGCGCCTGCGAGCAGAGCGGGCGTGCCACCGTGCCCGAGGTGAGCCCCGCACTTCCGCTGGAGGCGTGGCTGAAGGGATTGGCGGATGACGGCGCCTTGCGCCTCGCATTGCTGCCCGAAGGCAGCCAACGGCCCGGCGAACTGCGCTTCACGCCTGCGGGCGGCTTGCTCGTGGTCGGCCCCGAAGGCGGCCTTGGCCAACGCGACACGGCGGCACTGGCCGACGCGCGCTTCACGGGTCTCAAGCTGGGGCCGCGCATCCTTCGCACGGAGACGGCCGGCCTGGCCGCATTGGCCGCGCTGCAGGCGCTGCACGGGGATATCTGACACCACGCCGCCTCGGTAAGGCGGCGCGGCGGCTTGCTCAGCTGGCGAGATCGAGCAGCTCGATCAGTTCGGCCTCGATGCCTTCCAGGTCCGGGATGACCGCGATGTCGTCGCGCACCAGTACCTGTGCCTTCACGCCGGGAGGCAGTGGCGCGCCGTCGTGGGTGGGGATGATCAGTTCCGCGTTGAGCGTGGTCAGCCGCGGGAAGCCCTGCGTGACCACGGCCACGAACGGCAGGTCGGCATGACCGCCCAGCGCCTTCAGCACGGCCACGCGCACGGCCTGTTCGCTGTCGCCTTCGCCAGCGCCGGCCAGTGTGCTGAACGACAGCAGCGGTACGCGCCAGCCACGCCACGCAATGCGGCCCAGCAGCCACGCCGGCGCGCCTTCCACCGGTTCGGGCGCGGGCAGGGTGATCACTTCGGCCACGGTCGCATTGGGCAGCAGCAGGCGCAGGTTGCCCACCGGCACCAGCACGCAGCGGATTTCACGCGGTAGCGGTAGCTCGCTCATCGCCGGCCCTCCATCGACATCTCCTCGACCAGGCGCGCCGCCAGCTCGGCGGGCGTACCGGAATAACTGTTGAGGCGCTCGGCTTCGATGCCATGCACCATATCCGTGAAAGGCGAGTCGGGGGACGCTTCCACCCAGACCTGTCCACCACGGTCGTAGATGGCCTGCGAGCCACCCAGCGCGTCATTGGCCTGCCCGGCGAAGACGATCGCCAGGGCGTTGCGGCCGAACACGTTGGCCGCCATGGTGAAGCTGGCATCGATCGGCGAACTGCCGCGCCCATCCTGGCCGTCGAGCGGCTGCAATTCGATGCGGCCGTCGCGCTGCACGCGCGCCTGGTGTCCGCCTGGCACCACCAGCACCTCGCCCATCCGCGCACGCGCGCCGTGGGCGGCAACGTTCACCGGCAGGCCGCACTGGCCGGTCATGCGGTCGGCCACCGTTTCGGCAGATGTACCGCCCATGTGCTGGACATGCAGCACCGTGGCGCGCAGGTCCATCGGCAATCGCGACAGGAAGGAGCACACCGCGTCGGTACTGTCGGCGGCGGCGCCGATCACCAGGATCCGGCTGATCGCACCGTCCACGTCCGACAGCACCATCTCGTGCCCGCCCTCGTAGGCCTTCGGCGCGATGGCCTCTTCGATCGACACCAGTTCCAGGGTCATGCCGGGCTTGAGGAACGACTCGTCCTCGCTGCCGCCCTCGGGTGCCAGGTA is part of the Dyella jiangningensis genome and harbors:
- the mazG gene encoding nucleoside triphosphate pyrophosphohydrolase, with the protein product MTEAVRHSLDDLLAIMTRLRDPKGGCPWDLQQDFSTIAPYTIEEAYEVADAIDRKDWHDLRDELGDLLLQVVFHAQMAKEAGLFDFADVAHAISEKMVRRHPHVFGDESYDDLDAQKQAWDDIKSAERAAKGEQHDDSALAGISRGLPEWKRALKLQERAAKVGFDWPDEQPVLDKLLEEVEEVRAEFVQGRDRQRLQDEIGDVLFVVANLARHAGVDFSQAFRHANAKFERRFRQMERLAREQGRPLPERDLAEQEALWRVAKRTDKPAT
- the cysQ gene encoding 3'(2'),5'-bisphosphate nucleotidase CysQ, whose product is MSHVPFSTLLQQVAALAREAGDAILVVYGEEFEVQRKVDQSPVTAADLAAQRVITAGLAQLEGGLPVISEEARAAAWSERRTWTRYWLVDPLDGTREFIKRNGEFTVNIALIENHEPVLGAVLAPVTGELYAAARGQGAWLQSQVDAPWQRIATRDFSQPATVAGSRSHGGAGTALLEQLIGEGYQSMPLGSSLKFCLVARGDADVYLRRGATSEWDTAAAQSVLEEAGGAVLDLAGEPLRYNRGDSLINPEFIAVGDSAVDWKARLLAADLEA
- the nudE gene encoding ADP compounds hydrolase NudE — encoded protein: MRKPPIIHATRDVHDSSFLRVEQLDLEFSNGERRVYERLKGSGLGAVIIVPMLDDETVLLVHEYGAGVGRYELSLPKGRLDRDETVEQGADRELKEEIGYGARKLKILHNLSLSPSYMTHMAHVVLAQDLYPERLQGDEPEELEVVPWKLADLHLLIAREDVTEGRSIAALFMAREYLAGRFSPT
- a CDS encoding inositol monophosphatase family protein, which gives rise to MAELNLPHALAAAREAAQAAAEVLRHYWRRGVDIELKSDDTPVTVADREAEMAIRKLLQQALPEASIYGEEFGRDEGNPELLWMVDPLDGTKSFVRRTPFFSTQIALMHRGELVLGVSSAPIYGETMWASAGAGSWFEGEQVHVAPTSTLAQASLSIGNVKSLTADARWAELGALIRDTNRIRGYGDFCHYHLLARGSLDLVLESDVNILDIAALAVIVREAGGVFTDLDGQSLTLESRSVLAGTPAIHAAVLKRLRAAR
- the gspN gene encoding type II secretion system protein N, translated to MKHWRIALAGLLGLLLIGFALVWFMPARWVLPLLAGRLGGIHLQQVSGLIWDGHAGRVVSAKGEDLGRLDWQLSRGALLRGDPECLVDLQGPRLQFHGRMQGRSATDARWTDVHMRADLDLLNAHLALPGGKPRGTLTADIPKAQLQGGWPLVLDARLEWQDASLRTPRQGDVLLGTLRLTMHGSSGVIDGHLYDSGRGPLRIDGGLQLSPLAWRFNAIAAPREPTPALTRWLAAFGPVDADGVTHIHYTGGLAATMPGGNHG
- a CDS encoding adenosylmethionine--8-amino-7-oxononanoate transaminase, which translates into the protein MNTLPAADALVRRDLSHLWHPCTQMHDHQTVPMVPIARGDGAWLVGTDGRRYLDGISSWWTNLFGHANPRIAAALADQARTLEHVIFAGFTHEPAVALAEELVRVTPPGLDRVFYADNGSAAIEVALKMSFHYWLNQGHGEKTRFIALTGSYHGETLGALSVSDVALYRKTYAPLLLTPILAPSPDAYEAEPGESGAAVAQRRLGELRTLLEQHAHEVCAVIVEPLVQCAGGMRMYHPDYLAGLRALCDEFAVHFIADEIAVGFGRTGTLFACEQAGVSPDFMCLSKGLTGGFLPLSAVLTTTQVYDAFYAEYSAGKAFLHSHSYTGNPLACRVALETLAIFRDEPVLERNRVLSAHLAQRLDALRGHPHVADVRQTGMIAAVELVADKPRRTPFPPGDRRGLRVYLHGLTQGALLRPLGDVIYFMPPYVITTQEIDLLVDTAVDGIERAVAG
- a CDS encoding 16S rRNA (uracil(1498)-N(3))-methyltransferase, with amino-acid sequence MRTIRIHVDLPLAVGQELPLPAQAGEHVARVLRLEAGDPVTLFNGDGHDYLSLIQAVGKREVTVRVQAAQPVANESPLPLTLAQGVARGEKMDLIVQKATELGVARIVPLLTERSEVKLDAGRAEKRLAHWRAVVASACEQSGRATVPEVSPALPLEAWLKGLADDGALRLALLPEGSQRPGELRFTPAGGLLVVGPEGGLGQRDTAALADARFTGLKLGPRILRTETAGLAALAALQALHGDI
- a CDS encoding chemotaxis protein CheW; this encodes MSELPLPREIRCVLVPVGNLRLLLPNATVAEVITLPAPEPVEGAPAWLLGRIAWRGWRVPLLSFSTLAGAGEGDSEQAVRVAVLKALGGHADLPFVAVVTQGFPRLTTLNAELIIPTHDGAPLPPGVKAQVLVRDDIAVIPDLEGIEAELIELLDLAS